The Pseudomonadota bacterium genome includes a region encoding these proteins:
- the rplJ gene encoding 50S ribosomal protein L10: MALTLEQKKAVVAEVAEVARSAHSAVAAEYRGLTVSEMTELRRQARSEGVYLKVAKNTLVRRAVEGTDFECMAEGLSGPLLFAFSTEDPGAAARLVKDFAKTNDQLIARMVAVGAELHDASELERLASLPTRDQAIAMLMGVMKAPIEKFVRTLAEPHAKLVRTIAAVRDSKQAA; the protein is encoded by the coding sequence ATGGCGCTCACACTTGAGCAGAAAAAGGCAGTGGTGGCGGAAGTGGCCGAAGTGGCCCGGTCTGCCCACTCTGCGGTCGCTGCCGAGTACCGCGGGCTGACCGTCAGCGAGATGACCGAGTTGCGCAGACAAGCGCGCAGCGAGGGCGTCTACCTGAAGGTGGCCAAAAACACGCTGGTGCGTCGAGCCGTTGAGGGTACCGACTTCGAATGCATGGCTGAGGGTCTTTCCGGTCCGCTGCTGTTCGCCTTCTCGACAGAGGATCCGGGCGCCGCGGCACGGCTGGTCAAGGATTTCGCCAAGACCAATGATCAACTGATTGCCCGCATGGTGGCGGTCGGCGCCGAGCTGCACGATGCCAGTGAGCTCGAGCGTCTGGCGTCGCTGCCGACGCGGGATCAGGCGATCGCCATGCTGATGGGCGTGATGAAGGCGCCGATCGAGAAGTTCGTTCGTACTCTTGCCGAGCCGCACGCCAAGCTGGTTCGCACGATTGCTGCGGTACGCGACAGCAAGCAAGCTGCCTGA
- the rplL gene encoding 50S ribosomal protein L7/L12: MAVSKEDILETISNMSVMDVVDLIEAMEEKFGVSAAAPVAVAAAGGAGGGEAEAAEEKTEFDVVLSSFGSNKVAVIKAVRGITGLGLKEAKDLVESAPAPIKEGASKDESEDIKKQLEEAGATVEVK; the protein is encoded by the coding sequence ATGGCCGTTTCAAAGGAAGATATTCTCGAAACCATTTCGAACATGAGCGTGATGGATGTTGTTGACCTCATCGAAGCCATGGAAGAGAAGTTCGGTGTTTCAGCAGCCGCACCGGTTGCCGTGGCCGCCGCTGGTGGTGCCGGTGGTGGTGAGGCCGAAGCCGCTGAAGAAAAGACCGAATTCGATGTTGTCCTGTCGAGCTTCGGTTCCAACAAGGTTGCTGTGATCAAGGCGGTGCGTGGAATTACGGGTCTGGGCCTGAAGGAGGCCAAGGATCTGGTCGAAAGTGCACCGGCTCCGATCAAGGAAGGCGCATCGAAAGACGAGTCGGAAGACATCAAGAAGCAGCTGGAAGAGGCGGGTGCGACCGTCGAGGTCAAGTAA
- the rpoB gene encoding DNA-directed RNA polymerase subunit beta: MSYSFTEKKRIRKDFGKHPQVLEVPFLLATQIESYKQFLQLEVPVDERREVGLHGALNSVFPISSYSGNAALEYVNYELGEPEFDVTECKLRGMSYSAPLRAKVRLIIYDKESPARNKRVKEVKEQDVYMGDLPLMTDNGTFIINGTERVIVNQMHRSPGVFYDHDKGKTHSSGKLLYSARVIPYRGSWLDFEFDPKDCIFTRIDRRRKLPVTILLRALGMSEEEMLDYFFEKTKVTLRKSDAKINLVPQRLRGENALFDIADGDGNVIVEKDRRITARHVKLIEQAKVKTLDVPDDYLIEKILAHDVVDTESGELVARANDEITEEVLAAMREAGIKRFDVLYVNDLDQGPYVSNTLRIDPTSNELEALWEIYKMMRPGEPPTKEAAQNLFKNLFFSPDRYDLSAVGRMKFNRRVGRKEIEGPGVLDRDDILDVIRVLIDIRNGNGSVDDIDHLGNRRVRSVGEMAENSFRIGLVRVERVVRERLTTVESEGSAPQDLINAKPVAAAIKEFFGSSQLSQFMDQNNPLSEVTHKRRVSALGPGGLTRERAGFEVRDVHPTHYGRLCPIETPEGPNIGLINSLACYARTNQYGFLETAYRKVEGAKVTDQVEYLSAIEEGDYVIAQANADLDNNRKFKDELIPCRYQGEFTLKRSDEVDYMDVSPRQITSVAAALVPFLEHDDANRALMGSNMQRQAVPTLRVDKPLVGTGMERVVATDSGVTTVALRGGVVDQVDAGRIVVRANEEEVGDNDPGVDIYNLVKYQRSNQNTCMNQRPLVKVGDRVAKKDVLADGPSTDLGELALGQNMLCAFMPWNGYNFEDSILISERVVQEDRFTSIHIEELTCVARDTKLGSEEITGDIPNVGESTLAKLDESGIVYIGAEVKAGDILVGKVTPKGEAQLTPEEKLLRAIFGEKASDVKDTSLRVPTGMDGTVIDVQVFTREGVDKDARAISIEKDEIRRVRKDLDDQLRIMEDAIFARLQLVLVGKVADKGPAGLKKGAKITQAYLDELKRDDWFKLRMRNDEAQDMLERAARQIEAQRKAFEKRFDEKKDKITRGDELAPAVLKMVKVYLAVKRRMQPGDKMAGRHGNKGVISTIVPTEDMPFMEDGTPVDIVLNPLGVPSRMNIGQVLETHLGWAARGLGKKIQAMLEANEKAAKVRQFLGEIYNSDQAGRVDMKQFSDDEVLEMADNLTGGVPMATPVFDGAAEEEIKKLLAMADLPETGQTTLYDGRSGDAFDRPVTVGYMYMLKLNHLVDDKMHARSTGPYSLVTQQPLGGKAQFGGQRFGEMEVWALEAYGAAYTLQEMLTVKSDDVQGRNQMYKSIVDGNYQMTAGMPESFNVLVKEIRSLGINIELEESS; the protein is encoded by the coding sequence ATGAGCTACTCCTTCACGGAAAAGAAGCGCATTCGAAAGGACTTCGGCAAGCACCCGCAGGTGCTCGAGGTGCCGTTCCTGCTGGCAACCCAGATCGAATCCTACAAGCAGTTTCTTCAGCTTGAAGTGCCGGTTGACGAACGCCGGGAAGTCGGTTTGCACGGGGCGCTCAACTCCGTTTTTCCGATTTCCAGCTATTCGGGCAACGCGGCCCTGGAGTACGTCAATTACGAGCTCGGTGAGCCGGAATTCGACGTGACCGAGTGCAAGCTGCGTGGCATGAGCTACAGCGCTCCCCTGCGTGCCAAGGTTCGGCTGATCATCTACGACAAGGAGAGTCCCGCAAGAAACAAGCGGGTCAAGGAAGTCAAGGAGCAGGACGTCTACATGGGCGATCTGCCGCTGATGACCGATAACGGCACGTTCATCATCAACGGCACCGAGCGGGTCATCGTCAATCAGATGCACCGCTCGCCGGGGGTGTTCTATGACCACGACAAGGGCAAGACCCATTCCTCGGGCAAGCTTCTGTATTCGGCGCGCGTCATTCCCTATCGCGGCTCGTGGCTGGACTTCGAGTTCGACCCGAAGGATTGCATCTTCACGCGAATCGATCGGCGGCGCAAACTGCCGGTGACCATCCTGCTGCGCGCGCTCGGCATGAGCGAAGAAGAAATGCTTGACTACTTCTTCGAAAAGACGAAGGTGACCCTGCGCAAGTCGGATGCGAAGATCAACCTCGTGCCTCAGCGCCTGCGGGGTGAAAATGCGCTGTTCGACATCGCCGATGGCGACGGTAACGTGATTGTCGAAAAGGACCGGCGAATCACGGCCCGCCACGTCAAGCTCATCGAGCAGGCCAAGGTCAAGACGCTCGACGTGCCTGATGATTATCTCATTGAGAAGATCCTGGCCCATGACGTCGTCGACACGGAATCAGGCGAGCTTGTCGCTCGGGCAAACGACGAGATTACCGAAGAGGTCCTCGCAGCGATGCGCGAGGCCGGCATCAAGCGCTTTGACGTACTCTACGTCAATGACCTTGATCAGGGACCCTATGTCTCCAACACCCTGCGGATCGATCCCACAAGCAATGAGCTGGAAGCGCTGTGGGAGATCTACAAGATGATGCGTCCGGGCGAGCCGCCAACCAAGGAAGCTGCCCAGAATCTGTTCAAGAATCTGTTTTTCTCGCCTGACCGTTATGACTTGTCCGCGGTGGGCCGGATGAAGTTCAACCGTCGTGTTGGCCGCAAGGAGATCGAGGGGCCGGGCGTGCTTGACCGCGACGATATCCTCGACGTGATTCGCGTACTGATCGATATCCGCAACGGTAACGGATCGGTTGACGACATTGATCATCTGGGCAACCGGCGTGTGCGCTCGGTTGGCGAGATGGCCGAGAACAGCTTCAGGATCGGGCTGGTGCGCGTCGAGCGGGTTGTGCGCGAGCGACTGACCACGGTCGAGAGCGAAGGCTCCGCACCGCAGGACCTGATCAATGCCAAACCGGTTGCTGCAGCCATCAAGGAGTTCTTCGGCTCCTCGCAGCTGTCGCAGTTCATGGACCAGAACAATCCGCTGTCGGAGGTGACGCACAAGCGTCGTGTTTCGGCCCTGGGCCCGGGTGGCCTGACCCGTGAGCGGGCCGGATTCGAGGTGCGCGACGTCCATCCGACCCATTACGGTCGGCTGTGTCCGATCGAGACGCCGGAAGGCCCGAACATCGGCCTGATCAATTCGCTGGCCTGCTATGCCCGCACCAACCAGTACGGTTTTCTTGAGACCGCCTACCGCAAGGTTGAGGGCGCCAAGGTCACCGACCAGGTTGAATATCTTTCGGCAATCGAGGAGGGCGACTACGTGATCGCCCAGGCCAATGCCGATCTGGACAACAACCGCAAGTTCAAAGACGAGCTGATCCCGTGCCGCTATCAGGGTGAGTTCACGCTCAAACGCTCCGACGAAGTCGACTACATGGACGTTTCACCGCGCCAGATCACTTCGGTGGCGGCGGCGCTCGTTCCGTTCCTTGAGCACGACGATGCCAACCGCGCGCTGATGGGCTCCAATATGCAGCGTCAGGCGGTTCCGACGCTGCGGGTCGACAAGCCACTGGTGGGGACCGGAATGGAGCGCGTGGTCGCGACCGATTCGGGTGTGACAACCGTTGCGTTGCGCGGTGGCGTGGTCGACCAGGTTGATGCGGGCCGCATCGTGGTCCGTGCCAATGAAGAAGAAGTCGGGGACAACGATCCCGGCGTTGATATCTACAATCTGGTGAAGTACCAGCGTTCCAACCAGAACACCTGCATGAATCAGCGCCCGCTGGTCAAGGTCGGCGATCGGGTCGCAAAGAAGGATGTTCTGGCTGATGGCCCGTCAACAGACCTGGGTGAGCTGGCGCTGGGGCAGAACATGCTGTGCGCATTCATGCCCTGGAACGGTTACAACTTCGAGGACTCGATCCTGATTTCCGAACGGGTCGTCCAGGAGGACCGCTTTACCTCGATTCACATCGAGGAGCTGACCTGCGTGGCGCGTGATACCAAGCTCGGATCGGAAGAAATTACCGGTGACATTCCCAACGTTGGTGAATCAACGCTGGCCAAGCTTGACGAGTCGGGCATTGTCTACATCGGGGCCGAGGTCAAGGCCGGTGACATTCTGGTTGGAAAGGTCACGCCGAAGGGCGAGGCGCAGCTGACGCCGGAAGAGAAACTGCTCCGGGCGATCTTCGGTGAAAAGGCTTCCGACGTAAAGGACACCTCGCTGCGAGTGCCGACCGGTATGGATGGTACTGTCATTGATGTGCAGGTCTTTACCCGTGAAGGGGTTGACAAGGACGCCCGCGCCATCTCGATCGAAAAGGACGAGATCCGGCGCGTGCGCAAGGACCTTGATGATCAGCTGCGGATCATGGAGGACGCCATATTCGCGCGCCTGCAGTTGGTGCTGGTGGGCAAGGTTGCCGACAAGGGGCCTGCCGGGCTCAAGAAGGGTGCCAAGATCACCCAGGCTTACCTGGACGAGCTCAAGCGTGATGACTGGTTCAAGTTGCGCATGCGCAATGACGAAGCCCAGGACATGCTGGAGCGCGCGGCGCGCCAGATCGAGGCCCAGCGCAAGGCATTCGAAAAGCGTTTCGATGAAAAGAAGGACAAGATCACGCGGGGCGACGAGCTGGCACCGGCCGTGCTCAAGATGGTCAAGGTCTATCTGGCGGTTAAACGCCGCATGCAGCCCGGTGACAAGATGGCAGGCCGTCACGGCAACAAGGGCGTGATCTCGACCATCGTGCCGACCGAGGACATGCCGTTCATGGAAGACGGAACGCCGGTCGATATTGTGCTCAATCCGCTCGGCGTGCCCTCGCGCATGAACATCGGACAGGTGCTGGAAACACATCTGGGTTGGGCTGCGCGCGGTCTGGGCAAGAAGATCCAGGCGATGCTCGAGGCCAACGAGAAGGCGGCCAAGGTCAGGCAGTTCCTGGGCGAGATCTACAACTCCGACCAGGCTGGCCGGGTCGACATGAAGCAGTTCTCCGATGACGAGGTCTTGGAGATGGCCGATAACCTCACGGGCGGAGTTCCGATGGCTACGCCGGTGTTTGACGGCGCTGCCGAAGAGGAGATCAAGAAGCTGCTGGCAATGGCCGATCTGCCGGAAACCGGTCAGACCACCCTGTATGACGGCCGTAGCGGCGACGCTTTCGATCGGCCGGTCACGGTGGGCTATATGTACATGCTCAAGCTCAACCATCTGGTCGACGACAAGATGCATGCGCGCTCAACCGGGCCGTATAGCCTGGTCACGCAGCAGCCGCTGGGCGGCAAGGCTCAGTTCGGAGGTCAGCGCTTCGGTGAAATGGAGGTTTGGGCACTGGAAGCATACGGTGCTGCCTACACGCTGCAGGAAATGCTGACCGTCAAGTCCGATGATGTGCAGGGCCGAAACCAGATGTACAAGTCCATTGTCGACGGCAATTATCAGATGACCGCAGGTATGCCGGAGTCCTTCAACGTGCTGGTGAAGGAAATCCGTTCGCTGGGCATCAATATCGAACTCGAAGAATCATCCTGA